In the genome of Clostridium cagae, one region contains:
- a CDS encoding hemolysin family protein yields MQPEAGSVNITSQIILIVILTLVNAFFASAEMAIVSLNKNKIKLLAEEGNKKAITLLKLMEEPTKFLSTIQVGITLAGFFNSASAATGISQDLARYLSGLNVPYSNKIALIIVTVIISYITLVFGELFPKRIALKKSEAIAMFSVRPILYVSKITAPFIKLLSASTNILVSLAGLDKEGLDEKVSKEEIKSLVEVGQEHGVINETEKEMINSIFEFDDKLADEVMTPRTEVYLINIDKPLEEYLDELLEEKYSRVPVYEEDIDNIIGILYMKDFILEARKHEFENVNIREILHSPYFVPETKNIDDLFNELKSYKKHMAILIDEYGGFSGIVTIEDLVEEVMGNIDDEYDEEECFIQKIDSNTFIVNGLMPIDDLNDYLHIQLVSDECDTISGFLINIMGKIPNNIEEKVIEYENIIFKIESIKEKRIEKIKICIQNDK; encoded by the coding sequence ATGCAACCAGAGGCTGGGTCTGTGAATATAACTTCACAAATAATTTTAATAGTCATTTTAACATTAGTTAATGCATTTTTTGCCTCAGCAGAAATGGCCATAGTGTCATTAAATAAAAATAAAATAAAACTTCTTGCAGAAGAAGGAAATAAGAAGGCAATAACATTATTAAAACTTATGGAAGAGCCAACTAAGTTTTTATCTACTATACAAGTTGGTATAACTCTTGCAGGATTTTTTAATAGTGCTTCTGCTGCTACTGGAATATCACAAGATTTAGCACGTTATCTAAGTGGACTTAATGTACCATATAGCAATAAAATAGCATTAATAATAGTAACTGTTATTATATCTTATATAACATTAGTATTTGGAGAGTTATTTCCAAAGAGAATAGCACTTAAGAAGTCTGAGGCTATTGCAATGTTTTCTGTAAGACCTATATTATATGTATCTAAAATAACTGCACCATTTATAAAACTTCTTTCAGCATCAACAAATATATTAGTTAGTTTAGCGGGTTTAGACAAAGAGGGATTAGATGAAAAAGTGTCCAAAGAAGAAATAAAGTCGTTAGTAGAAGTAGGGCAAGAACATGGTGTTATAAATGAAACTGAAAAAGAAATGATAAACAGTATATTTGAGTTTGATGATAAGCTAGCAGATGAAGTAATGACACCAAGAACAGAAGTGTACTTAATTAATATAGATAAGCCTTTGGAAGAATATTTAGATGAATTATTAGAAGAAAAATATTCTAGGGTACCTGTATATGAAGAGGATATTGACAATATTATAGGGATATTATACATGAAAGATTTTATACTTGAAGCACGTAAACATGAATTTGAAAATGTGAATATAAGAGAAATATTACATTCACCATATTTTGTACCTGAAACTAAAAATATTGATGATTTATTTAATGAACTTAAAAGTTATAAAAAGCATATGGCAATACTTATAGATGAATATGGAGGCTTTTCAGGAATAGTTACAATAGAAGATTTAGTAGAAGAAGTTATGGGAAATATAGATGATGAATATGATGAAGAAGAATGTTTTATACAAAAGATAGATAGCAACACATTTATAGTTAATGGGTTAATGCCCATAGATGATTTAAATGATTATCTTCATATTCAGCTAGTTTCTGATGAGTGTGATACTATAAGTGGATTTTTAATTAATATTATGGGAAAAATACCAAATAATATAGAGGAAAAAGTAATTGAATACGAGAATATAATATTTAAAATAGAATCCATAAAAGAAAAGAGAATAGAAAAGATAAAGATATGTATACAAAATGATAAGTAG
- the rfbC gene encoding dTDP-4-dehydrorhamnose 3,5-epimerase has protein sequence MGNFNETKMDGVYVIEPGVFKDEKGYCTEMYNKKQFLKAGINMIFVQEFEFESKKGMLKGIHFQKQHNQGSLIKVTKGEGFIVAVDLRYGSLTFGKWESFILNEENKKQVYIPEGFAHGFLTLSDEAIFNYKCTEFYDPEDNGGIMWNDPDINIKWPLEKIENVILSERDKAYPRFKDLNLKKYPQIYKNKSYYC, from the coding sequence ATGGGGAATTTTAATGAAACTAAAATGGATGGTGTATACGTTATAGAACCTGGAGTTTTTAAAGATGAAAAAGGGTATTGTACAGAAATGTATAATAAAAAGCAATTTTTAAAAGCTGGAATTAATATGATATTTGTTCAAGAATTTGAGTTTGAATCAAAAAAAGGTATGCTAAAGGGGATTCACTTTCAAAAACAGCATAATCAAGGAAGTTTAATAAAAGTAACAAAAGGAGAAGGTTTTATTGTAGCTGTAGATTTAAGATATGGATCACTAACCTTTGGAAAATGGGAAAGTTTTATACTAAATGAAGAAAATAAAAAGCAAGTTTATATACCAGAGGGATTTGCACATGGATTTTTAACACTTTCAGATGAAGCTATATTTAACTATAAATGTACAGAATTCTATGATCCAGAGGATAATGGGGGAATTATGTGGAATGATCCTGATATAAACATAAAGTGGCCTTTGGAAAAAATAGAAAATGTAATTTTATCAGAAAGGGACAAGGCGTATCCACGCTTTAAAGATTTAAATTTAAAAAAATATCCACAAATTTATAAAAATAAATCTTATTATTGTTGA